One region of Quercus lobata isolate SW786 chromosome 2, ValleyOak3.0 Primary Assembly, whole genome shotgun sequence genomic DNA includes:
- the LOC115974877 gene encoding cytochrome b561, DM13 and DOMON domain-containing protein At5g54830 has product MPQKPIFLGFLFLFLFLLCHADPNPTCSKTSPLVGLRSEFKMVQHQLRGALTILDDCSFRISQFDMLPGSDVHWWGSVAPDFANLTTKGFVVSDQTLNDTYTNATFVVHLRSNVTWDRIQVLSVWDLPTASDFGHVVLEVPPAGSSPDSNPTSRNHTEPTMFENCKVLSERYRIRWTLNADVDSIDIGLEAATGITDYMAFGWANPNSTSQSMIKSDVAVAGFREDGTPFVDDYYITNYSECVTNKDGVVQGVCPDTIYEGSDPVGLVNNTKLVYGRRIDGVSFIRYRRPLNSVDDKYDLPVNHTENLTVIWAVGPIRPPDTLRPYYLPQNHGGFYGHFVLNVSDPVDDCLGPLNSEDKEDQDIIIADANAPLVVASGPALHYPNPPNPAKVFYINKKEAPVLRVERGVQVKFSIQAGHDVSFYITSDSIGGNATLRGLNETIYVGGASAEGVQASPMELVWSPDRNTPDEVYYQSLYQQKMGWRVEVVDGGLPDMYNNSVILDDQQVTFFWTLSEESISIAARGEKKSGYLAIGFGTGMINSYAYVGWMDEDGVGRVNTYWIDGKEAVSVHLTHENLTYVRCKSEGGIITLEFTRPLKPLSCGHGHKRLECNNIIDPTTPLKVIWAMGAKWSNGSLSERNMHSVTSSRPVRVQLMRGSAEAEEDLRPVLAVHGFMMFLAWGILLPGGILAARYLKHVKGDGWYQIHVYLQYSGLAIVFLGLLFAVAELRGFYVSSLHVKLGITAIVLAFVQPVNAYLRPKKPDNGEEVTSQRLLWEYGHVILGRSAIVAGIAALISGMKHLGERYGGENVHGLNWALMAWFLVGALIIVYLEFREKRRRRERIFGRSNWVLGNHDEDDSHDLLSPNGTLAEKESQQSGRMEVQLEPMSR; this is encoded by the coding sequence ATGCCTCAGAAACCCATCTTCCTCGGgtttctctttctatttctcttccttctctgCCATGCGGATCCGAATCCCACCTGCTCCAAAACCAGCCCCCTCGTGGGCCTCCGATCCGAGTTCAAAATGGTCCAGCACCAGCTCCGCGGCGCCCTAACTATCCTCGACGATTGCTCTTTCCGGATCTCCCAATTCGACATGCTACCCGGATCCGACGTCCACTGGTGGGGCTCCGTCGCGCCCGACTTCGCAAACCTCACCACCAAGGGCTTCGTCGTTTCGGACCAAACCCTAAACGACACCTACACCAACGCCACCTTCGTCGTGCATTTGAGAAGCAACGTCACCTGGGATCGGATCCAAGTCCTCTCCGTTTGGGACCTCCCCACCGCCTCCGATTTCGGCCACGTCGTCCTCGAAGTCCCTCCTGCCGGGTCGTCGCCCGACTCGAACCCGACTTCTCGCAACCATACCGAGCCGACCATGTTCGAGAATTGCAAGGTGTTGAGTGAGAGGTACAGGATTCGGTGGACTTTGAATGCTGACGTGGACTCCATCGATATCGGGTTGGAAGCGGCGACCGGGATCACGGACTACATGGCTTTCGGGTGGGCCAACCCGAACTCGACCTCGCAGTCCATGATCAAATCCGACGTGGCGGTGGCGGGTTTCAGAGAAGACGGCACGCCGTTTGTGGACGACTATTACATCACGAACTACAGCGAGTGCGTGACCAACAAAGACGGTGTCGTACAAGGCGTTTGCCCCGACACCATTTACGAAGGATCCGACCCGGTTGGCCTCGTCAACAATACCAAGTTGGTTTATGGGCGTAGAATTGATGGGGTCTCGTTTATTCGGTATCGGAGACCGTTAAATTCGGTTGATGACAAGTATGATTTGCCGGTGAATCATACAGAGAATTTAACGGTGATTTGGGCTGTTGGGCCTATAAGACCACCTGATACTTTGAGACCTTACTATCTTCCTCAAAATCATGGTGGGTTTTATGGGCATTTTGTGCTTAATGTATCAGACCCAGTTGATGATTGTTTGGGTCCTTTGAATTCAGAGGATAAGGAAGATCAGGACATAATTATTGCGGATGCTAATGCTCCGCTGGTGGTTGCGTCCGGTCCTGCATTGCATTACCCGAACCCTCCTAACCCGGCTAAAGTGTTTTACATTAACAAGAAGGAGGCTCCGGTGTTGAGAGTTGAGCGTGGGGTGCAGGTTAAGTTTTCAATTCAAGCTGGACATGatgtttctttttatattacttCGGATTCAATTGGTGGGAATGCTACATTGAGGGGTTTGAATGAGACGATTTATGTAGGGGGGGCGAGTGCTGAGGGAGTTCAAGCGAGTCCAATGGAGTTAGTGTGGTCGCCGGATAGGAATACGCCTGATGAAGTTTACTATCAGTCTTTGTATCAACAGAAAATGGGGTGGAGAGTGGAGGTGGTTGATGGGGGTCTACCTGATATGTATAATAATAGTGTTATTTTGGATGATCAGCAAGTTACATTCTTTTGGACTTTGTCGGAGGAATCAATATCAATTGCAGCTCGTGGCGAGAAGAAAAGTGGTTATCTTGCAATTGGATTTGGTACTGGAATGATAAATAGCTATGCTTATGTGGGTTGGATGGATGAGGACGGGGTAGGGCGGGTAAACACGTATTGGATTGATGGAAAGGAAGCAGTGAGTGTGCATCTGACTCATGAGAATTTGACATACGTGAGGTGCAAGTCAGAGGGTGGTATCATCACTCTGGAATTCACACGTCCCTTGAAACCTCTGTCTTGTGGTCATGGTCATAAAAGGTTGGAGTGTAATAACATTATTGATCCCACAACACCTCTTAAAGTTATATGGGCAATGGGTGCTAAATGGTCAAATGGGAGTCTAAGCGAGAGAAATATGCATTCTGTCACAAGTAGCAGGCCTGTTCGGGTGCAGCTTATGCGTGGTTCTGCAGAGGCAGAAGAGGATTTACGACCGGTATTGGCTGTACATGGGTTTATGATGTTTCTGGCTTGGGGCATTTTGCTTCCTGGTGGAATATTGGCAGCTAGGTACCTAAAGCATGTTAAGGGTGATGGTTGGTACCAGATTCATGTTTACTTGCAGTACTCGGGTTTGGCAATTGTCTTCCTTGGCCTTCTTTTTGCAGTGGCTGAGCTTAGGGGATTCTATGTTAGTTCATTACATGTTAAGCTTGGAATTACAGCAATTGTTTTGGCTTTTGTACAACCAGTGAATGCGTACCTAAGGCCTAAAAAACCAGATAATGGGGAGGAGGTTACCTCGCAAAGGCTTCTTTGGGAGTATGGCCATGTCATTTTGGGCAGATCTGCCATTGTTGCCGGTATTGCAGCACTCATCAGTGGAATGAAGCATTTAGGAGAAAGATATGGTGGTGAAAATGTTCATGGACTTAATTGGGCTTTAATGGCTTGGTTCTTGGTTGGTGCATTGATAATCGTGTATCTGGAATTCCGTGAAAAACGTCGGAGGAGGGAGAGAATTTTTGGAAGAAGCAATTGGGTGTTGGGTAACcatgatgaagatgattctcATGATCTTTTAAGCCCAAATGGAACTCTAGCAGAAAAAGAGTCACAACAATCTGGAAGAATGGAAGTTCAATTAGAACCTATGAGCAGATAG